The following proteins are encoded in a genomic region of Gossypium hirsutum isolate 1008001.06 chromosome D05, Gossypium_hirsutum_v2.1, whole genome shotgun sequence:
- the LOC107903516 gene encoding G-type lectin S-receptor-like serine/threonine-protein kinase At4g27290, translating to METLWWSTLFFFFIFKASTLKIINPGDVIKDGGETLESENGTFEMGFFSPGNSNNRYIGIWYKFSNTTVVWVANREAPVSDNNGVLSFDNNGILTLFNETNGVVWYTNPNTSRTPHEPVLQLFDSGNLVVKEKNEDDSKNFFWESFDFPSDNLLPGMKIGINLITGFEYYISSWKSSDDPSQGQYSLRIDPHGYPQVVLKKGSETVYRAGSWDGHYLSARKPDDNPIPLYSYNFVINENEIYFKSELKNSSFISRYTMDPSGLMQRFIWNQMKNEWQVYSTAQADGCSTYGLCGSYASCKSGRFPLCSCLEGFKPKSSMNTSDGCSRTTELGCSGDGFLKQRRLALPDTSKSWANGSMNLKECEEFCVKNCACTAYANLDVTKGSGCLVWLDELIDITEFSQDVQPLYIRLPISELDKIQRKMEKKKAVIIAISIIVPMGSMVTLFLLYKLKKNLSNKGKTKEKMEMQIFDFATIANATNNFSSNNKLGQGGFGNVYKGMLKEGKEIAVKRLSKDSGQGFDEFKSEVTLIVKLQHRNLVKLFGCCIKGDERILIYEYLPNKSLDNFIFDKTRNKLLDWERRFHIIDGIARGLLYLHHDSRLRIIHRDLKASNILLDNDMNPKISDFGLARMFGGDQIEDKTRRVVGTYGYMSPEYAFYGRFSMKSDVFSFGVLILEIITGKRNRGYSDINHNLLEHAWRLWTEGRPLELINKTIGDTDGGNATTSDGTYITSEVLRCIHVALLCVQQRPEDRPKMSSMLLMLGGESTLPEPNQPGYFIEKDWLPSATAADCRSRKQSTSSNEVTITMLDAR from the exons ATGGAGACTCTTTGGTGGTCgactctctttttcttcttcattttcaaaGCCTCAACACTGAAAATCATCAATCCAGGTGATGTCATTAAAGACGGCGGTGAAACACTTGAATCCGAAAATGGAACCTTCGAAATGGGTTTTTTCAGTCCAGGGAATTCGAACAACCGATACATAGGAATATGGTATAAATTTTCAAACACCACAGTCGTTTGGGTCGCTAACAGGGAAGCTCCGGTTTCAGATAATAATGGAGTTTTAAGCTTCGACAACAATGGAATCCTCACACTTTTCAACGAAACCAACGGCGTCGTTTGGTATACTAACCCAAACACATCAAGAACTCCCCATGAACCTGTTTTACAGCTTTTCGATTCAGGAAATCTCGTAGTGAAAGAGAAAAACGAGGATGATTCAAAGAACTTTTTCTGGGAAAGTTTTGATTTTCCTTCTGATAATCTTTTACCAGGGATGAAGATTGGGATAAACTTAATCACTGGTTTCGAATACTATATATCGTCATGGAAATCATCAGATGATCCATCACAAGGTCAATATTCATTAAGGATCGATCCTCATGGTTACCCACAAGTTGTTTTGAAGAAAGGATCGGAAACAGTTTACCGAGCAGGTTCATGGGACGGTCATTATTTATCAGCTCGGAAACCAGATGATAATCCAATTCCTTTGTATTCATATAATTTCGTGATCAATGAAAACGAAATTTACTTCAAATCGGAGCTGAAAAACAGTTCGTTTATTTCCAGGTACACAATGGATCCATCTGGTTTAATGCAACGTTTCATATGGAACCAAATGAAGAATGAATGGCAAGTTTACTCGACGGCACAAGCTGATGGATGTTCTACTTATGGGTTATGTGGATCATATGCGAGTTGTAAATCCGGTAGGTTTCCACTGTGTTCGTGCTTGGAAGGGTTTAAACCAAAGAGCTCGATGAATACGTCGGATGGATGCAGTCGGACGACGGAGTTGGGTTGTAGTGGCGATGGGTTTTTGAAGCAGAGGCGGTTGGCGTTACCGGACACATCGAAATCTTGGGCTAATGGTAGCATGAATTTAAAAGAATGCGAGGAATTTTGTGTGAAGAACTGCGCTTGCACGGCGTATGCGAATTTGGATGTTACAAAAGGGAGTGGGTGCTTGGTTTGGTTGGATGAATTGATTGATATAACTGAGTTTTCACAGGATGTCCAACCTCTTTACATTCGATTGCCTATATCTGAGCTAG ATAAAAttcaaagaaagatggaaaagaagAAGGCAGTGATAATAGCCATCTCCATCATAGTACCTATGGGATCCATGGTAACATTGTTTCTCTTATACAAACTCAAGAAAAATCTCAGCAACAAAG GTAAAACTAAGGAAAAGATGGAGATGCAAATATTTGATTTTGCAACTATAGCCAATGCAACAAATAACTTCTCAAGCAACAACAAGTTGGGACAAGGTGGATTTGGTAATGTATATAAG GGTATGTTGAAAGAAGGGAAAGAAATAGCAGTGAAGAGACTATCAAAGGATTCAGGGCAAGGATTTGATGAGTTCAAGAGTGAAGTGACATTGATAGTTAAACTTCAACATCGGAATCTGGTAAAGCTATTTGGTTGCTGCATTAAGGGAGATGAAAGGATTCTAATCTACGAATACTTGCCAAATAAAAGTTTAGACAACTTCATATTCG ataaaacaagaaacaaattgTTGGACTGGGAAAGGCGATTTCACATCATAGATGGGATTGCTCGAGGACTTCTTTATCTTCATCACGATTCCAGATTAAGGATTATTCATAGAGATTTAAAAGCAAGTAATATATTATTAGATAATGATATGAATCCCAAGATTTCGGACTTTGGTTTGGCTAGGATGTTTGGTGGAGATCAAATAGAGGACAAAACAAGAAGAGTTGTCGGAACATA tgGTTATATGTCTCCAGAGTACGCTTTTTATGGACGTTTCTCAATGAAATCTGATGTTTTTAGTTTTGGAGTTTTGATTTTGGAGATTATTACCGGGAAGAGAAACAGGGGATACTCGGATATTAACCATAATCTTCTCGAACAT gCATGGAGATTGTGGACAGAAGGGAGACCATTGGAACTAATCAATAAAACAATAGGAGATACTGACGGAGGCAACGCCACCACCAGCGATGGCACCTACATTACAAGTGAAGTTTTAAGATGTATTCATGTGGCTCTCTTATGTGTGCAACAACGCCCAGAAGATAGACCCAAGATGTCATCGATGTTGCTTATGTTAGGCGGCGAAAGTACATTACCTGAGCCGAATCAGCCTGGTTATTTCATCGAAAAAGATTGGCTGCCATCGGCGACAGCAGCCGATTGTAGATCCAGGAAACAATCAACTTCATCTAATGAAGTCACCATTACAATGTTAGATGCCAGATAG